The following proteins are encoded in a genomic region of Pelodictyon phaeoclathratiforme BU-1:
- a CDS encoding helix-turn-helix domain-containing protein, with amino-acid sequence MQIKPIKTEQDYQQALKRLEEIFDAKTDTKDGDELEILGILIENYEEEHFPIDSPDPIAAIEFRMDQMGMDQQDLTRIIGSKSRTSDLLNRKRPLSIRQIRLLHKELHIPADVLLKVY; translated from the coding sequence ATGCAAATCAAACCGATAAAGACAGAACAAGACTATCAGCAGGCGCTCAAACGCCTTGAGGAGATATTTGATGCAAAAACGGATACAAAGGATGGTGACGAGCTTGAAATCCTCGGAATTCTGATTGAAAACTACGAAGAAGAGCACTTTCCCATTGATAGTCCTGATCCCATTGCTGCCATTGAATTTCGAATGGATCAAATGGGGATGGACCAACAGGATTTGACAAGGATTATCGGATCGAAAAGCCGGACAAGTGACCTGTTAAACCGGAAGCGCCCGTTATCGATCCGTCAAATTCGGCTTCTGCACAAGGAACTGCACATACCCGCTGATGTATTGCTGAAGGTCTATTGA
- a CDS encoding cupin domain-containing protein, producing the protein MRVVQSVIALFLLFVLNSAANGEEYRNVEVKKLITSSTSSNGDPLVYLQTAQPEVTALVVNFPPGGSTGWHKHPVPVYAYMLEGELTVELKDGRTFVFRKGDAILEVINTLHNGYNSGRVTASLVVFYTGAVGVPNVIREESAAAPVLR; encoded by the coding sequence ATGAGAGTTGTACAGAGTGTTATCGCGCTTTTTTTGCTCTTTGTCCTGAACAGTGCGGCAAATGGTGAGGAGTACCGGAATGTTGAGGTAAAGAAACTGATCACCTCGTCAACGTCGAGTAATGGGGATCCGCTGGTCTATCTGCAGACGGCCCAGCCAGAGGTGACGGCCCTTGTAGTCAATTTTCCTCCAGGGGGTTCAACTGGCTGGCACAAGCATCCGGTGCCGGTTTATGCCTATATGCTGGAAGGGGAGCTTACCGTTGAGCTGAAAGATGGTCGTACCTTTGTATTCAGGAAGGGTGATGCCATTCTTGAGGTTATCAATACCCTGCATAATGGTTATAATTCCGGCAGGGTAACGGCATCTCTTGTTGTCTTTTATACCGGTGCGGTTGGTGTGCCGAATGTGATCAGAGAGGAGTCTGCGGCTGCTCCTGTTCTGCGATGA
- a CDS encoding helix-turn-helix domain-containing protein has translation MKMTKTYKSDAFAAIHETMSGMYDAGVIDKKTMRQFDEACLTPVHEFSATEIKALREREEVSQTVFALYMNVSKDSVSQWERGLKKPAGPTLKLLSLIKQKGLSAIA, from the coding sequence ATGAAAATGACTAAAACCTACAAGAGCGATGCATTTGCAGCGATCCATGAAACCATGTCAGGCATGTATGATGCTGGTGTTATCGACAAAAAAACGATGCGCCAGTTTGACGAAGCCTGCCTGACACCGGTACATGAGTTCAGTGCAACTGAGATTAAAGCCTTGCGTGAGCGTGAGGAGGTGAGCCAGACGGTTTTCGCCCTATACATGAATGTGAGCAAAGATTCAGTCAGCCAATGGGAACGCGGACTCAAAAAACCGGCAGGCCCGACACTCAAGCTCCTTTCTCTAATAAAACAGAAAGGGCTGTCAGCTATTGCCTGA
- a CDS encoding type II toxin-antitoxin system MqsR family toxin: MEKRTPHYHLDEVQAIVADENSRPFTVAALRGGLSLGLTEVEMRLVVLSLSRSDFYKSMTTHADHQLWQDVYHGETQDGVAVYIKITGYVDGRPPVIQFKAK; this comes from the coding sequence TTGGAGAAACGAACACCACATTACCATCTCGACGAGGTTCAAGCTATCGTCGCCGATGAAAACTCCCGACCGTTTACTGTAGCAGCATTACGTGGCGGCTTGTCGTTGGGTTTAACCGAGGTTGAGATGCGCTTGGTCGTGCTTTCTCTTTCACGATCAGATTTTTACAAATCTATGACAACTCATGCCGACCATCAACTATGGCAGGATGTCTATCATGGTGAGACTCAGGATGGCGTGGCTGTTTATATCAAAATTACCGGTTATGTTGATGGAAGACCGCCTGTTATTCAGTTTAAGGCAAAATGA
- a CDS encoding retron system putative HNH endonuclease, whose translation MQQGAVFDGQNFTPVKQDIRVQLVAEQGYLCAYCMGRIEPDDRNMKVEHWHSRKKYPEQQLNYANLLGCCCGNEGFPDALAHCDTKKRDDDLLFNPAEPGHHSRLKIRYEFNGTIKSDDALFDCQLNEILNLQ comes from the coding sequence TTGCAACAAGGAGCAGTTTTTGATGGACAGAATTTTACACCAGTAAAACAGGATATACGAGTTCAACTTGTTGCAGAACAGGGTTATCTTTGTGCTTACTGCATGGGTCGCATTGAGCCTGACGACAGGAATATGAAAGTAGAGCATTGGCACTCCCGCAAGAAATATCCGGAACAACAGCTCAACTATGCCAACCTGCTCGGTTGCTGTTGTGGTAATGAGGGATTTCCTGATGCTCTGGCTCATTGTGATACCAAAAAACGTGATGATGACCTTCTTTTTAACCCTGCTGAACCCGGTCATCACTCACGATTGAAGATTCGCTATGAGTTTAACGGGACTATCAAGTCAGACGATGCTCTGTTTGATTGCCAGCTTAATGAAATTCTCAATCTGCAATGA
- a CDS encoding type II toxin-antitoxin system TacA family antitoxin — MPQIPVEGNERLSLRIASEEKSLLMRAAAIQNTHLTEFVTRTVVSAAQKVIDQYELIELTGRDRVHVLKLLEDPPLPNAKLMAAARALPKRS; from the coding sequence ATGCCACAGATTCCGGTAGAAGGTAACGAGAGGTTGTCGCTGCGGATTGCTTCGGAAGAGAAGTCTCTTTTGATGCGTGCTGCGGCAATACAGAATACGCATTTGACGGAGTTTGTCACCCGCACCGTTGTTTCTGCGGCTCAAAAGGTAATCGATCAGTACGAACTGATAGAGCTTACAGGGAGGGATCGCGTACATGTCCTGAAATTGCTGGAAGATCCTCCGCTACCTAATGCAAAACTCATGGCAGCAGCACGTGCTTTGCCGAAGCGATCATGA
- a CDS encoding thiol-disulfide oxidoreductase DCC family protein — MHKSFAALPENIVIFDGVCNLCEFLVNFIFEHDTAGHFSFTPAQSPLGASLLKHFGINTSRLDTVVLVRGDRAFTRSAAAIEIASRLDMPWNLLTVFQAVPELLRDVMYDLIAQNRYQLFGKKEQCMLPSDELRRRFLEQLSG, encoded by the coding sequence ATGCATAAGTCCTTTGCCGCTCTTCCGGAAAACATTGTCATTTTTGACGGTGTCTGCAATCTGTGCGAATTTTTGGTGAATTTTATTTTTGAGCACGATACTGCCGGGCATTTCTCTTTCACTCCGGCCCAGTCTCCTCTTGGAGCGTCGTTACTCAAGCATTTTGGCATCAATACGTCGCGTCTTGACACTGTCGTTCTTGTCAGGGGTGACCGCGCCTTTACCCGAAGTGCCGCTGCCATTGAAATCGCCTCCAGACTCGACATGCCATGGAATCTGCTCACCGTATTCCAGGCGGTTCCCGAACTCCTGCGGGATGTGATGTACGATCTGATAGCGCAGAACCGGTATCAGTTGTTCGGAAAAAAAGAGCAATGCATGTTGCCGTCCGATGAGTTGCGCAGGCGTTTTCTCGAACAACTGTCGGGATAG
- a CDS encoding type II toxin-antitoxin system HigB family toxin — protein sequence MINSDYGQVFIRFVGTHAEYDKIDATMI from the coding sequence ATGATTAACTCTGATTACGGTCAGGTATTCATCCGGTTTGTGGGAACGCATGCTGAATATGATAAAATTGATGCAACAATGATTTAG
- a CDS encoding AAA family ATPase, producing MMKIRTVTLKNFRGIEELCLPFDAGLTVIAAVNGGGKTTVVDALAMLLSWLTARTKRDSGKGRYIKDVEIKNGAKFSLLSVQTSSGEWLIAKNRIGTHALSMSNFTVLQDIVRHFRHQLERDHSLPVFTCYPVDRAVKDTDLPQRIRTRHEFDPISVYDNLLSSGANFRLFFEWFREREDIENENLRAKGILNNVDPMEFLDPQLQAVRSALEKFLPEYHDFRIKRQPLRMVVTKGDQELRIDSLSVGETCFIALIGDIARRLAIANPRKQNPLDGEGVILIDEIDLHLHPAWQRRAVTNLTKVFPNVQFVVTTHSPQILSEVAPESIRLLYQEDNHIKFTIPRQSIGLNSAEILRELMDDPGINSAVPKRIEEIAAKIDHDQFDVARELIQKLKVDLKGSIPDIVEAEATIAMLEPEREVGE from the coding sequence ATGATGAAAATCCGGACAGTCACACTGAAGAATTTTCGGGGTATTGAGGAGTTGTGCCTCCCGTTTGATGCGGGGCTGACGGTTATCGCTGCGGTTAACGGGGGAGGGAAAACGACGGTTGTTGATGCATTGGCCATGTTACTATCCTGGTTGACAGCTCGAACGAAACGTGATTCAGGCAAGGGACGTTATATCAAAGACGTTGAGATTAAAAATGGAGCGAAATTTTCTCTTCTTTCCGTTCAAACATCTTCTGGCGAGTGGTTGATAGCAAAAAACCGCATAGGAACACACGCTCTCAGCATGAGTAACTTTACCGTTCTTCAGGATATCGTTCGTCACTTTCGACATCAGTTGGAGAGAGATCATTCCCTGCCTGTTTTTACCTGTTATCCTGTTGATCGGGCAGTGAAGGATACTGATTTGCCTCAACGAATAAGAACAAGGCACGAATTTGATCCCATCTCAGTCTACGATAACCTTTTGAGCAGCGGTGCGAATTTTCGCCTCTTTTTTGAGTGGTTCCGTGAACGGGAAGATATTGAAAATGAGAACCTTCGAGCCAAAGGCATACTCAATAACGTCGACCCAATGGAGTTTCTTGATCCGCAGTTGCAAGCCGTGCGGAGTGCGCTTGAGAAGTTTCTGCCTGAATACCATGACTTTAGGATAAAGCGTCAGCCCCTTCGCATGGTTGTAACGAAAGGAGATCAGGAGTTGAGAATTGATTCGCTTTCGGTTGGTGAAACCTGCTTTATTGCGCTGATCGGCGATATTGCCCGTCGTCTGGCAATTGCAAATCCCCGGAAGCAGAATCCACTTGATGGCGAAGGGGTTATCCTGATTGATGAAATAGATCTTCATCTCCATCCGGCTTGGCAGAGAAGAGCGGTTACCAATCTCACAAAGGTCTTTCCGAATGTGCAGTTTGTTGTCACAACTCATTCGCCACAGATACTCAGTGAAGTTGCACCCGAATCTATTCGATTGCTTTACCAGGAGGATAACCACATAAAGTTTACCATTCCCAGGCAGTCCATCGGTTTGAACTCGGCAGAAATTCTCCGGGAGTTGATGGATGATCCGGGAATCAACAGCGCCGTCCCGAAGCGTATTGAAGAGATTGCTGCAAAAATCGACCATGATCAGTTTGATGTTGCAAGGGAGCTTATCCAAAAACTGAAAGTCGATTTGAAGGGATCGATTCCAGATATTGTGGAAGCTGAAGCGACTATTGCTATGCTGGAGCCCGAGAGGGAAGTTGGCGAATGA
- a CDS encoding type II toxin-antitoxin system MqsA family antitoxin: MKCPVCGHPDMVKKVLDETLAYGGQSLTLHAMHGEFCSHCGEGVWDDESYRRYTEAQAGLLRSVKGDVGEDIRRIRKKLNLTQAELASVFGVGKMAFSRYERGESRPPAPLVKLLKLIDRHPDLLGEMRNV, translated from the coding sequence ATGAAATGTCCTGTATGCGGCCATCCCGATATGGTTAAAAAAGTTCTTGATGAAACGCTTGCTTATGGAGGGCAATCGCTGACGTTGCATGCAATGCATGGAGAGTTCTGTTCGCATTGCGGCGAAGGTGTCTGGGACGACGAGAGTTATCGGCGTTATACAGAGGCGCAGGCCGGGTTGTTACGTTCGGTGAAGGGGGATGTCGGGGAAGACATTCGTCGTATCCGTAAAAAACTCAATCTTACCCAGGCTGAACTTGCATCGGTATTTGGTGTCGGGAAAATGGCTTTTTCCAGATATGAAAGAGGTGAAAGCCGACCTCCTGCTCCTCTGGTCAAGTTATTGAAACTCATTGATCGCCATCCGGATTTACTCGGGGAGATGCGAAACGTTTGA
- a CDS encoding type II toxin-antitoxin system RelE/ParE family toxin: MKIFKNKWFAKFAREKGILDTDLCETVKDAESGLIDADYGGGVIKQRIARPNEGKSGGFRSIVLYRAKEKAFFVYGFPKKDKDNIKTDEIRWFKKMAKSTFALSEEQLEQLITTGNFIPVEPNEND, encoded by the coding sequence ATGAAGATTTTCAAAAACAAGTGGTTTGCCAAGTTCGCCAGGGAAAAGGGCATTCTCGACACTGACCTGTGCGAAACAGTAAAAGATGCCGAGAGTGGGCTTATAGATGCAGATTATGGAGGCGGAGTTATCAAGCAGAGAATTGCTCGACCAAATGAGGGGAAATCAGGCGGCTTTAGGTCAATTGTTCTCTATCGCGCAAAAGAAAAAGCATTCTTTGTTTATGGCTTTCCAAAAAAGGACAAGGATAACATAAAAACAGACGAGATTCGATGGTTCAAAAAGATGGCAAAAAGCACTTTTGCACTTTCCGAGGAACAGCTCGAACAACTCATTACAACCGGGAATTTTATACCTGTAGAACCCAATGAAAATGACTAA
- a CDS encoding M14 family metallopeptidase: MEHLNQYHPPDLHLFDRLPDGFTGIAIEKLGSILPGPSLIRIDGKKGAPLFVSILLHGNETTGFAAMQQLLTGFGAPHRRLPRPLLLFVGNVAAAVRGVRKLDGQADYNRIWQGERYPEHLLARHVLAEIVKAAPLAGIDLHNNTGKNPHYGCVNRLDQNSLSLARRFSKTIVWFTEPHEVLAVALSAICPAVTLECGVSGDAAGTKHVENYLRHCLELPEESLFTPPANHHNDLFHTTARILLSEGIRPGFGQFDDNTDICFREELETLNFERVPEGTELGRYLNGQPPLMVIDNLNHDVTDRYLLFSDNRILTRVPVVPSMLTRDVKVILQDCLGYIMEPYQAKE; this comes from the coding sequence ATGGAGCATCTGAACCAGTATCATCCACCCGATCTGCACCTCTTCGATCGACTTCCCGACGGCTTCACCGGAATCGCGATAGAAAAGCTCGGCTCAATCCTGCCCGGCCCTTCGCTCATCCGTATCGATGGTAAAAAAGGGGCGCCACTCTTCGTTTCGATACTGCTGCACGGCAACGAAACCACAGGGTTTGCAGCCATGCAGCAACTTCTCACCGGGTTCGGGGCGCCCCACCGTCGGCTGCCGAGACCATTGCTGCTGTTTGTCGGCAACGTCGCCGCTGCTGTACGTGGCGTAAGGAAACTCGACGGGCAGGCCGATTACAATCGCATCTGGCAGGGAGAACGCTATCCGGAACACCTTCTTGCACGGCATGTTCTGGCGGAAATCGTCAAGGCTGCTCCGCTTGCCGGCATCGACCTGCACAACAACACCGGCAAAAACCCGCACTATGGCTGCGTCAACCGGCTCGACCAAAACTCTCTCTCTCTTGCCCGGCGGTTCAGCAAAACCATTGTTTGGTTTACCGAACCGCACGAAGTCCTTGCGGTCGCACTCTCCGCGATTTGCCCTGCGGTCACGCTTGAATGCGGAGTTTCAGGTGATGCGGCAGGGACAAAGCATGTAGAAAATTATCTCCGCCACTGCCTTGAACTGCCCGAGGAGAGCCTTTTCACTCCACCAGCGAATCACCATAACGATCTGTTCCATACCACAGCAAGGATACTCCTCTCTGAAGGCATACGGCCCGGATTCGGCCAGTTCGATGACAATACTGATATCTGTTTCCGTGAGGAGCTCGAAACACTCAATTTCGAGAGGGTGCCAGAGGGAACGGAACTGGGTCGTTACCTTAACGGGCAACCGCCGCTCATGGTCATAGACAACCTGAACCACGACGTCACCGACCGCTACCTTCTTTTCAGCGACAACCGCATTCTCACCAGAGTGCCGGTCGTGCCATCAATGTTGACCCGCGACGTGAAGGTTATCCTGCAGGATTGCCTCGGCTATATCATGGAGCCTTACCAGGCAAAAGAATAA
- a CDS encoding class I SAM-dependent methyltransferase translates to MSDNTADRFFAYLNWLLNPFHGLETTEVYDLIGTTSLTEHRLYLNLGYWRDADTIDEASEALALLVAERGGMVAGDVVLDCGYGFGDQDILWARIMKPEKIIGLNITRSQVERARIHVVDAGLGNMIDLREGSATEMPIADESIDLVVSLESAFHYRSREDFFREAYRVLRPGGRLVTADIVPTKQSGNPFRLMEQWISWSLVAGKFNIPQENYYLIPSYTSKLLSAGFVSIEIKSIRDDVYQPLHEYLSRDQTFVRKLPPVARTFAKSAFHRSAESVYAGLDYILSYAEKPEKSG, encoded by the coding sequence ATGTCAGACAACACAGCGGATCGTTTTTTTGCATATCTCAACTGGCTTCTCAATCCATTTCACGGACTGGAGACAACGGAAGTCTATGATCTGATTGGTACCACTTCTCTTACCGAGCACAGGCTCTATCTGAATCTTGGCTACTGGCGGGATGCGGATACCATCGATGAGGCCAGTGAAGCGCTTGCTCTTCTGGTGGCGGAACGGGGTGGTATGGTTGCAGGTGATGTGGTGCTGGATTGCGGGTATGGTTTTGGCGACCAGGATATTCTCTGGGCCAGGATCATGAAACCTGAAAAAATCATCGGTCTGAATATCACACGCTCTCAGGTTGAACGGGCCCGGATACATGTTGTGGATGCAGGGCTCGGGAATATGATCGATTTGAGGGAAGGTTCGGCAACAGAGATGCCGATTGCAGATGAATCCATCGATCTGGTTGTTTCTCTGGAAAGCGCTTTCCACTACAGGAGCCGTGAGGATTTTTTCAGGGAGGCGTATCGGGTGTTACGACCGGGTGGAAGGCTGGTGACGGCCGACATTGTCCCGACCAAACAGTCCGGTAATCCCTTCAGGCTGATGGAGCAATGGATTTCATGGAGTCTTGTGGCCGGTAAATTCAATATTCCGCAGGAAAACTACTATCTGATTCCGTCATACACCAGCAAGCTCTTGAGCGCCGGATTCGTCAGTATCGAGATCAAATCAATACGCGACGATGTCTATCAGCCTCTTCATGAGTATCTGTCAAGAGATCAAACGTTTGTCAGGAAGCTGCCTCCGGTTGCCAGGACGTTTGCAAAATCAGCATTCCATCGCTCTGCAGAGAGTGTCTACGCTGGCCTTGACTATATTCTCTCCTATGCTGAAAAGCCGGAGAAATCGGGGTGA
- a CDS encoding glutamate-cysteine ligase family protein: MGSEITKTEFSEEDFRQFHQNLRKETRILMDWFSSDLFDNHQEMCGFELEAWLIDQHCAPTARNEEFLQRVNNPLVVPELSKYNFELNIAPHPLDCHLPEFLKNELQKLWNICTINALDMGCNTLLTGILPTLQDRMLTLENISSLKRFHALNHEILRSISRHSLKIHIEGEKESLDIVHHDVMAEAATTSLQIHFQVPVSKAAAVYNIAHILSAPMVALTANSPFLFGKELWDETRIPLFEQAVKTPAFVDLSGRVVSRVTFGRDYVRDSLKEVFLENLDGFPALLPITFDQDFSLLNHLRLHNGTIWRWNRPLIGFGEDGRPHVRIEHRVPPAGPSIPDIVANILFFYGATLHLQPEVPQAEISFEHARSNFYAASRFGLDARVTWSSGNAMPVDTLLLQQLIPGAIQALAERGIDSHELKYYLVDILARRVATRRNGAWWQKTFIRRHGPDFRAMTQAYLENQRKNIPVHEWSI, translated from the coding sequence ATGGGCAGTGAAATAACAAAAACAGAGTTCAGCGAGGAGGATTTCCGGCAGTTTCACCAGAATCTGAGAAAGGAAACACGGATTCTGATGGATTGGTTTTCCTCGGATCTCTTCGATAATCACCAGGAGATGTGCGGCTTCGAACTCGAAGCATGGCTCATCGATCAGCATTGCGCTCCGACTGCCAGAAACGAGGAGTTCCTCCAGCGGGTCAACAATCCCCTGGTTGTGCCTGAGCTCTCAAAATATAATTTCGAACTCAATATTGCACCGCATCCTCTGGATTGCCATCTCCCGGAATTTCTGAAAAATGAACTACAGAAGCTCTGGAATATCTGCACCATCAATGCCCTTGACATGGGGTGCAATACCCTTCTGACCGGTATTCTGCCGACCCTGCAAGACAGGATGCTGACGCTTGAGAACATCTCATCGCTGAAACGGTTTCACGCGCTGAACCACGAAATTCTGCGATCGATATCTCGTCACTCGCTTAAAATTCACATAGAGGGAGAGAAGGAGTCGCTGGATATCGTCCATCATGATGTCATGGCCGAGGCGGCAACGACATCACTGCAGATACACTTTCAGGTTCCCGTCAGCAAGGCGGCGGCTGTTTACAACATCGCCCATATACTGTCGGCGCCGATGGTCGCACTCACAGCCAATTCCCCGTTCCTCTTCGGCAAGGAACTCTGGGATGAGACACGCATTCCCCTGTTCGAACAGGCTGTAAAAACCCCTGCATTTGTTGATCTCTCCGGAAGAGTGGTTTCGCGCGTCACATTCGGACGGGATTACGTCCGTGATTCACTCAAAGAGGTTTTCCTCGAAAATCTCGACGGATTTCCGGCGCTCCTGCCGATCACTTTCGATCAGGATTTCAGCCTGCTGAACCATCTGCGGCTGCACAACGGAACCATCTGGCGCTGGAACCGCCCTCTGATAGGATTCGGTGAGGATGGTCGCCCTCATGTGCGGATCGAACATCGCGTACCACCGGCAGGACCTTCGATTCCGGACATCGTAGCCAATATCCTCTTTTTTTATGGCGCGACACTTCACCTGCAGCCCGAAGTTCCGCAGGCTGAGATATCGTTCGAACATGCTCGCTCAAACTTTTACGCCGCCTCACGCTTCGGGCTTGACGCCAGGGTCACCTGGAGTTCGGGAAACGCCATGCCCGTGGATACTCTTCTGCTGCAACAGTTGATCCCCGGAGCCATTCAGGCTCTTGCCGAACGAGGAATCGACAGTCATGAGCTGAAATACTACCTTGTCGATATTCTTGCAAGACGCGTAGCGACGCGACGGAACGGCGCCTGGTGGCAAAAAACCTTCATCCGGCGTCACGGCCCCGATTTCAGGGCGATGACCCAGGCATACCTCGAAAACCAGAGAAAAAACATTCCTGTACACGAATGGAGCATCTGA